In Panacibacter ginsenosidivorans, the following proteins share a genomic window:
- the nhaA gene encoding Na+/H+ antiporter NhaA, with protein MALTKLFNDFFNSEKAGGLVLVACTILSLALANSAWQHDYIGLWHTDILGLSLEHWINDGLMAIFFLLIGLELERELYVGELSNLKNALLPVLGALGGMIIPACIFLFFNFRTPTQSGAGIPMATDIAFSLGILALLGSKVPASLKIFLTALAVIDDLGAIIIIAVFYTGTLSVINLLIALFVFGILLLLNRLKIHNLIPYIIGGIVMWYFMLQSGVHTTIAGVLLAFAVPFGDGSIRSPSYKLQHVLHKPVAFIIMPLFALANTGIIIHVNWYEGFADNNSIGILSGLVAGKPTGIILFCFLAVITGVCSLPPDVKWKHLFGAGLLAGIGFTMSIFITQLAYTNETTINSSKFMVLIASLISGILGFSWLKSVFKRD; from the coding sequence ATGGCGCTAACAAAATTATTCAACGATTTCTTCAATAGTGAAAAAGCTGGTGGGCTTGTATTGGTTGCTTGTACAATATTATCGCTTGCGCTTGCTAATTCTGCCTGGCAGCATGATTATATAGGTTTGTGGCATACAGATATTCTTGGGCTTAGTTTGGAGCATTGGATAAATGATGGTCTTATGGCCATTTTCTTTTTATTGATAGGCCTGGAACTGGAAAGAGAATTGTACGTTGGCGAATTGTCAAATTTAAAAAATGCTTTGCTTCCTGTACTTGGTGCATTAGGCGGCATGATCATACCCGCCTGTATTTTTTTGTTCTTCAATTTTAGAACACCAACACAATCCGGTGCAGGCATTCCTATGGCAACTGATATTGCTTTTTCATTAGGCATTCTTGCATTGCTTGGAAGTAAAGTGCCTGCTTCTTTAAAGATATTCCTAACAGCTTTAGCCGTAATTGATGACCTTGGCGCGATAATAATTATTGCTGTTTTTTACACAGGAACTTTATCTGTTATAAATCTTCTTATTGCTTTATTTGTCTTCGGGATTTTGCTTCTGCTTAACCGGCTAAAAATTCATAACCTTATTCCATACATAATAGGAGGCATTGTAATGTGGTATTTCATGTTACAGTCAGGAGTGCATACAACTATCGCAGGAGTATTGTTAGCGTTTGCAGTACCTTTTGGCGATGGGAGTATACGCTCTCCTTCTTATAAACTGCAGCATGTATTACATAAACCTGTTGCTTTTATTATTATGCCATTATTTGCATTAGCTAATACGGGTATTATTATTCATGTTAACTGGTACGAAGGTTTTGCGGATAACAACAGCATTGGTATTTTATCAGGACTTGTTGCAGGCAAACCAACAGGTATAATATTATTTTGTTTTCTTGCTGTAATTACGGGTGTTTGCTCATTACCGCCCGATGTAAAATGGAAACATCTATTTGGGGCAGGATTATTGGCAGGTATAGGTTTTACCATGTCGATTTTTATTACACAGCTTGCTTACACAAATGAAACTACTATTAATAGTTCAAAGTTTATGGTATTAATTGCTTCGCTTATATCAGGAATACTTGGTTTTAGCTGGTTGAAATCAGTATTTAAAAGAGATTAA
- the cysM gene encoding cysteine synthase CysM, with translation MATILDLVGNTPIVELKNITVNKNVTIYAKLEGDNPGGSVKDRAAYGMIKGALDRGEIKPGIKLIEATSGNTGIALAMIASLFGVPIELVMPEDATRERILTMQAFGATVVLTPQARSMEGAIDYANEQVAKGGYLMLNQFANPDNYRMHYRTTGPEIWKDTEGKVTHFVSAMGTTGTIMGVSRYLKEQNPAVQIVGCQPTDGSHIPGIRKWPIAYLPKIFERDRVDRIIEVDEKDARNMAKKLATREAIFSGMSSGGAAHAAIKLSRELKEGIIVFIVCDRGDRYLSSDLFD, from the coding sequence ATGGCAACCATTCTTGATCTTGTTGGCAATACACCGATAGTGGAGTTAAAGAACATTACTGTAAATAAAAATGTTACTATTTATGCCAAGCTTGAAGGGGATAACCCCGGTGGCAGTGTAAAAGACCGTGCAGCATACGGTATGATTAAAGGTGCACTTGATCGCGGGGAAATAAAACCTGGCATAAAATTAATTGAAGCAACAAGTGGCAATACGGGTATTGCGCTTGCTATGATAGCAAGTTTATTTGGTGTGCCAATAGAATTAGTAATGCCCGAAGATGCAACCAGAGAAAGGATTTTAACTATGCAGGCCTTTGGAGCAACAGTGGTGCTTACACCTCAGGCAAGATCTATGGAAGGCGCTATTGATTATGCGAATGAGCAGGTTGCAAAAGGCGGTTACCTTATGCTAAACCAGTTTGCAAATCCAGATAATTACCGGATGCATTACCGCACTACAGGCCCGGAAATATGGAAAGACACAGAAGGTAAAGTAACACATTTCGTTTCTGCCATGGGTACTACAGGCACCATCATGGGTGTGTCAAGATATTTGAAAGAACAAAATCCTGCTGTGCAGATAGTAGGCTGCCAGCCCACAGACGGATCGCATATACCCGGCATACGCAAATGGCCAATTGCATATTTGCCAAAAATTTTTGAAAGAGATCGTGTTGACCGCATTATAGAAGTAGATGAAAAAGATGCACGCAACATGGCCAAAAAATTGGCAACAAGAGAAGCAATCTTCAGTGGAATGAGCAGCGGCGGTGCGGCACATGCTGCTATAAAACTTTCCCGGGAATTAAAAGAAGGCATTATTGTTTTTATTGTCTGCGATCGTGGCGACAGGTATTTATCTTCCGACCTTTTTGATTAG
- a CDS encoding sulfatase-like hydrolase/transferase, with translation MKTKLFFLPVIMFLLCVGVMVLQSCRKASELSPLEDKTLTAADASQAASNGKPNIILILADDVGYGIPTVDGGESFQTPNIDKLANAGMRFTNCYGSPLCSPSRTMFMTGKYNFRNYSEWGVLDLNQKMMSNVLQGAGYATYVAAKWEFDGGDASIRAHGFDGYSVWNAFVGDNGSHYKTPRIYENGTYLPDNLVANLYGDDIFTDRVISFVKQNKNNNFFVYFPITLCHYPYSPTPDDPEFATWDNKTSTPDTAYFPSMVKYMDKKIGQLMDSLRAWNLFNNTIVMFVGDNGTPHNIWFTQDGVYQEGAKSTTTILGTHVPLIVSWPAGGVTGGQVNNNLIDFTDFMPTAIEAAGATVPADYGQTDGLSFLNQLKGFSTPKRDWIFCHYKPGTNQPNGDKVRRWINNTTYKLYDSTGKFYNIVLDPKEKNPIKKSAMTPQEKAIRQQFQATMDTLH, from the coding sequence ATGAAAACAAAATTATTTTTTCTTCCGGTTATCATGTTTTTGTTATGCGTTGGGGTTATGGTTTTACAATCCTGCCGCAAAGCAAGCGAACTCTCACCTTTGGAAGATAAAACACTTACAGCAGCAGATGCATCACAAGCAGCATCTAATGGCAAACCAAATATCATCCTGATACTAGCAGATGATGTGGGTTATGGTATTCCTACCGTTGATGGAGGTGAAAGTTTTCAAACGCCAAACATTGATAAGCTGGCAAATGCAGGTATGCGGTTTACCAATTGTTATGGTTCACCACTTTGTTCTCCTTCAAGAACTATGTTCATGACGGGTAAATATAATTTCCGCAATTATTCAGAGTGGGGAGTGCTTGACTTGAATCAAAAAATGATGTCGAATGTATTACAGGGTGCAGGTTATGCAACTTATGTAGCTGCCAAGTGGGAGTTTGACGGGGGTGATGCTTCTATAAGAGCTCACGGTTTTGATGGTTATAGTGTATGGAATGCATTTGTTGGAGATAACGGCTCGCATTATAAAACTCCGCGTATTTATGAGAACGGTACTTATTTGCCCGATAATTTAGTAGCAAATCTTTATGGGGATGATATTTTCACTGATCGTGTAATTTCTTTCGTAAAACAAAATAAGAATAATAATTTCTTTGTTTACTTTCCGATAACGCTTTGTCATTACCCGTATTCACCAACACCTGATGATCCTGAATTTGCCACATGGGATAATAAAACGAGTACTCCGGATACAGCTTATTTCCCATCTATGGTAAAATATATGGATAAAAAGATCGGGCAGTTAATGGATTCTTTAAGGGCATGGAACCTTTTCAATAATACTATAGTAATGTTTGTAGGTGATAATGGAACACCTCATAATATTTGGTTTACACAGGATGGTGTTTACCAGGAAGGGGCAAAATCAACTACAACAATCCTTGGTACCCATGTACCATTAATTGTTTCCTGGCCTGCAGGTGGTGTTACAGGCGGACAGGTAAACAATAACCTGATAGATTTTACTGACTTTATGCCAACTGCAATAGAAGCTGCAGGCGCTACAGTGCCTGCTGATTACGGACAAACAGATGGCTTAAGTTTTTTAAACCAGCTAAAAGGATTCTCTACTCCAAAAAGAGATTGGATATTTTGTCATTATAAGCCAGGTACCAATCAACCTAATGGAGATAAAGTGAGAAGATGGATCAACAATACTACTTATAAACTTTATGATAGTACCGGTAAGTTTTATAACATAGTCCTTGATCCTAAAGAAAAAAATCCGATAAAAAAATCGGCTATGACGCCTCAGGAAAAAGCGATCCGACAACAGTTCCAGGCCACAATGGATACATTGCATTAA